In Paenibacillus phoenicis, one genomic interval encodes:
- a CDS encoding MATE family efflux transporter, whose protein sequence is MKKVNGGEKNKFSLWLLAWPIFIELFLQILLGTVDTLMVSRISDNAVAVVGFSNQLFNALTTLFATVASGAGIVIAQKIGSGREEDARTVAIIAFKVTAGIGLVLSILLIAVPGPIATMLQLPDELLPLAKIYISIVGGGMILTAMISLLGTAIRNTGNTKGPMYTAVGMNVLHILMNYCFIFGAFGFPQWGLTGVAISTVISRLVATVVLLFIFLGTFQRRIGFKDMSVYDGKLFKEVLVIGWPLGVNSASWVFSQLAIFSFLAMLGATELAARTYMNTLESFCFMLGFSLAMAAQIQIAHLYGAGKTKEAYRAVYRVLAFGLPLVIVNAFILVLFGPKLLGLFTQDPDILALCAALLWLNLLLQPGKMINMALGNSLNAVGDTRYTMIISLIFMSVVATGCSYLFGVSLGWGIIAIYACMISDEYIRGVFSFFRWRGRKYLRRKEQELLQERGWAQEDQGQGQGNQAMDGVAPSAL, encoded by the coding sequence ATGAAGAAAGTCAATGGCGGCGAGAAGAATAAGTTCTCTCTCTGGCTGCTCGCATGGCCCATCTTTATCGAGTTGTTCCTGCAAATTTTGCTGGGGACAGTCGATACGCTGATGGTTAGCCGCATTTCCGACAATGCGGTGGCGGTCGTGGGGTTCTCGAACCAGCTGTTTAATGCGCTGACGACGCTGTTTGCAACTGTCGCTAGCGGGGCGGGGATTGTCATCGCCCAGAAGATCGGTTCGGGCCGCGAAGAGGATGCGCGAACCGTCGCGATTATCGCTTTCAAGGTGACGGCTGGGATTGGTCTTGTTCTCAGCATTTTGCTGATTGCGGTTCCGGGACCGATCGCCACCATGCTGCAGCTTCCGGATGAGCTGCTGCCTCTGGCCAAAATCTACATCTCCATCGTTGGCGGAGGCATGATTCTAACCGCGATGATTTCCCTGCTGGGTACGGCGATCCGCAACACCGGAAATACGAAAGGCCCGATGTACACGGCGGTGGGCATGAACGTTTTGCATATCCTGATGAACTATTGCTTTATCTTTGGGGCCTTTGGATTTCCGCAATGGGGGCTGACCGGCGTGGCGATTTCAACGGTAATCAGCCGCTTGGTCGCTACGGTTGTCTTGCTCTTCATTTTCCTCGGCACGTTCCAGCGGCGGATCGGCTTCAAGGACATGTCTGTCTACGATGGCAAGCTGTTTAAGGAGGTTCTGGTCATTGGCTGGCCGCTGGGAGTCAATTCGGCGAGCTGGGTGTTCTCGCAGCTGGCGATTTTCTCCTTCCTGGCGATGCTTGGCGCAACCGAGTTGGCCGCCAGAACCTATATGAATACGCTGGAGTCGTTCTGCTTTATGCTCGGCTTCTCGCTGGCGATGGCGGCGCAAATCCAGATCGCTCACCTGTACGGAGCGGGCAAAACCAAAGAAGCTTACCGCGCGGTATACCGCGTGCTGGCCTTTGGGCTGCCGCTCGTTATCGTTAATGCGTTTATCCTTGTTCTGTTTGGTCCGAAGCTGTTGGGATTGTTTACACAGGATCCCGATATCTTGGCCCTCTGTGCGGCATTGCTCTGGCTCAATCTGTTGCTGCAGCCGGGCAAAATGATCAACATGGCCCTCGGGAACTCGTTGAATGCGGTAGGGGATACGCGATATACGATGATCATTTCCTTGATCTTTATGTCCGTCGTTGCGACCGGCTGCTCGTATCTGTTTGGCGTTTCGCTCGGCTGGGGCATTATCGCCATTTACGCTTGTATGATCAGCGACGAATATATTCGGGGCGTCTTTTCGTTCTTCCGCTGGAGAGGGCGTAAGTATCTGCGCAGAAAAGAGCAGGAGCTGCTTCAAGAACGGGGATGGGCCCAGGAAGACCAAGGCCAGGGGCAAGGAAATCAGGCGATGGACGGAGTTGCTCCTTCGGCGTTATAA
- a CDS encoding GNAT family N-acetyltransferase — MTTGGKGEKAGVYKCGGDIPVLESERLRLRRMERSDAEVMFRYWSDPEVIKYMNLPPFASVEDTWAMINLLNGLSESEDTLRFGIELKDEQKLIGSCGFNVWELAGAYRGEIGYDLGREYWGHGYMSEALRMLLAYGYETMGLNRIEALVDPRNNASRKLLKAFGFMEEGLLREYQKTENGFVDLLMYSLLKKEYYSGGIT; from the coding sequence ATGACCACAGGTGGAAAGGGGGAGAAGGCGGGCGTGTACAAATGCGGCGGAGACATTCCTGTGCTGGAAAGCGAACGGCTAAGGCTGCGGCGGATGGAGCGAAGCGATGCCGAGGTGATGTTTCGGTATTGGAGCGATCCGGAAGTCATTAAGTATATGAATCTTCCGCCGTTTGCCTCGGTGGAGGATACTTGGGCAATGATTAACCTGCTGAATGGTTTATCTGAGAGCGAGGATACGCTACGTTTTGGCATTGAGCTGAAGGATGAACAGAAGCTGATTGGCAGCTGCGGCTTTAATGTTTGGGAGCTGGCCGGGGCTTATCGCGGGGAAATCGGCTATGACCTAGGCCGGGAATATTGGGGGCACGGGTATATGTCGGAGGCGCTGCGAATGCTGCTTGCGTACGGCTACGAGACGATGGGACTGAACCGGATAGAAGCGCTGGTAGATCCACGCAACAACGCTTCCCGCAAGTTGCTGAAAGCGTTTGGGTTCATGGAAGAAGGGCTGTTGCGGGAGTATCAGAAGACGGAGAACGGTTTTGTTGATTTGTTGATGTATTCTTTGTTGAAGAAAGAGTATTACTCGGGAGGAATAACCTAA
- a CDS encoding GAF domain-containing protein, translating to MFHANEYSGTREERQQAVLSQLQALISGETNQVANLANAAALLNHYLEDINWVGFYLYDGNELVLGPFQGLPACIRIPLGKGVCGTSAERRETLRVEDVHAFPGHIACDAASNSEIVVPIVKEDRLIGVLDIDSPRKGRFDAEDQAFLEQFVATLAQQLPVPA from the coding sequence ATGTTTCATGCCAATGAATATAGCGGTACCCGCGAAGAGCGGCAGCAAGCCGTCTTGTCGCAGCTTCAAGCGCTCATCAGCGGGGAGACTAACCAGGTAGCCAATCTAGCCAATGCGGCTGCGCTGTTGAACCATTACCTGGAGGATATCAACTGGGTCGGCTTTTACTTATACGACGGCAACGAGCTGGTGCTCGGACCGTTTCAAGGCCTGCCGGCCTGCATCCGGATCCCGCTTGGCAAAGGGGTCTGCGGCACCAGCGCAGAACGCCGCGAAACGCTGCGGGTGGAGGATGTCCATGCTTTTCCAGGCCACATTGCCTGTGATGCGGCATCCAACAGCGAGATCGTCGTACCGATCGTTAAGGAAGACCGGCTGATCGGCGTCCTGGACATCGATAGTCCGCGGAAAGGACGCTTTGACGCGGAAGACCAAGCGTTCCTCGAACAATTTGTGGCGACGCTGGCCCAGCAGCTGCCGGTTCCCGCTTAA
- a CDS encoding phosphodiester glycosidase family protein has product MMLIGTAALFWLFFTPSGNNMRYLMADTLITTQHRHWAKYIIGQAELDKRVAAYQAQFEEMGTEKDTHTIDLPDPDDKEDTQAEKPLIEIEEISGKSYHGYVLTVNDPTKIRLGVPAKRGKGEKVSSMVARTGALAGVNGGGFADPNWKGNGFKPIGVVISRGKLYYNGISSGAATQIVGLDKQGKMIAGKYTLEELDKLGIQEAVTFQPRIIVNGKGQIRSQKEGWGIAPRTAMGQREDGAILFVVIDGRQPGYSIGASLYDVQQIMLERGAVIAANLDGGSSTVLVKEGGEIVNKPSSEYGERYLPTAFLVFEDPSKVNIPNIWEGLRPQDIDPGKK; this is encoded by the coding sequence ATGATGCTGATCGGGACGGCGGCCTTATTCTGGTTGTTCTTTACCCCGTCTGGGAACAATATGCGCTATTTAATGGCCGATACGCTGATTACGACGCAGCATCGCCATTGGGCCAAATATATCATCGGACAAGCTGAGCTGGACAAACGGGTCGCCGCTTACCAGGCTCAATTCGAGGAAATGGGGACGGAGAAGGACACCCATACGATTGACTTACCCGACCCGGATGATAAAGAAGACACACAAGCGGAGAAGCCGCTGATTGAAATTGAAGAGATCTCCGGCAAAAGCTATCACGGGTACGTGTTAACTGTAAACGACCCGACCAAAATCCGTTTAGGAGTTCCAGCGAAACGAGGCAAAGGAGAAAAGGTCTCCAGCATGGTGGCGCGGACCGGTGCCCTTGCCGGTGTGAACGGCGGCGGCTTTGCCGACCCGAACTGGAAGGGCAACGGCTTCAAGCCGATTGGGGTGGTCATTTCCCGAGGGAAGTTGTATTACAACGGCATCAGTTCAGGGGCAGCGACGCAGATCGTTGGCCTGGACAAGCAAGGCAAAATGATCGCTGGTAAATATACGCTGGAGGAATTGGACAAGCTGGGCATTCAGGAAGCGGTGACGTTTCAACCGCGAATTATCGTAAACGGCAAAGGACAGATCCGCAGTCAAAAAGAAGGCTGGGGCATCGCACCGCGGACGGCCATGGGGCAGCGCGAAGACGGCGCGATCCTGTTCGTCGTCATCGACGGACGTCAGCCGGGATACAGCATCGGCGCCAGCCTGTACGATGTTCAGCAGATCATGCTGGAACGCGGCGCGGTGATCGCTGCCAATTTGGACGGCGGGTCGTCAACCGTATTGGTCAAGGAAGGCGGGGAGATCGTTAACAAGCCTTCGTCCGAATACGGAGAACGTTATTTGCCAACCGCGTTTCTCGTCTTTGAGGATCCGTCCAAAGTGAACATCCCGAACATTTGGGAAGGTTTGCGTCCGCAGGACATTGATCCCGGGAAGAAGTGA
- a CDS encoding alpha/beta hydrolase, protein MVFTIVILFFMLIVLAFVSGLPRFAVRQITQMRLQTNESIYEYLERTGVFTRDQFERLPKRQVQVRSRDGLKLNGYVLELFPGSQRWMIIVHGYTVSLLASTQYIDVFRKAGFNILLVDQRRHGGSEGNYTTYGYQEKYDVQAWVNWILENYGENSVIGLHGQSLGGGTVLEYLAIAHPNVKFVIADCPYSDLTELIRHQITKLNKLPAKPLLPLVDKLLHRKAGFRLHQVSPIKAVENSKLPVLFIHGTEDNYVPTYMSREMYQVKPEPKELLLVEGAVHANAYGINPKRYAEVVHGFIEKVLGAEMPEAAYLPSI, encoded by the coding sequence ATGGTATTTACGATCGTTATTTTGTTCTTCATGCTGATTGTATTGGCATTCGTAAGCGGCTTGCCGCGGTTTGCGGTGCGCCAAATCACCCAGATGCGGCTGCAGACGAACGAGAGCATTTACGAGTATTTGGAACGAACCGGGGTATTTACCCGCGACCAATTCGAACGGCTGCCCAAACGACAGGTTCAAGTCCGATCCCGAGATGGGCTGAAGCTCAACGGGTATGTTTTGGAACTGTTTCCTGGAAGCCAACGCTGGATGATCATCGTACACGGCTATACGGTTTCCTTGCTCGCCTCCACGCAATACATTGACGTGTTCCGGAAGGCAGGGTTTAACATTCTGCTGGTCGATCAACGTCGACATGGCGGCAGTGAAGGAAACTACACGACCTATGGATATCAGGAAAAATACGATGTCCAAGCCTGGGTAAACTGGATTTTGGAGAATTACGGGGAGAATAGTGTGATCGGCCTGCATGGCCAATCTTTGGGGGGTGGAACGGTGCTGGAGTATCTTGCCATCGCCCATCCGAACGTGAAATTTGTGATCGCGGACTGCCCTTACTCGGACTTGACGGAGCTCATTCGACATCAGATCACCAAGCTGAACAAGCTTCCGGCCAAACCGCTCTTGCCGCTGGTCGATAAGCTGCTGCATCGCAAAGCCGGCTTCCGGCTGCACCAGGTCAGCCCAATTAAAGCCGTTGAGAACAGCAAGCTGCCGGTGTTATTCATCCACGGTACGGAGGACAACTACGTTCCGACTTATATGAGCCGGGAAATGTACCAAGTGAAGCCTGAACCTAAAGAACTGCTGCTCGTGGAAGGCGCGGTCCATGCCAATGCCTACGGCATCAACCCGAAGCGGTATGCCGAAGTGGTACATGGCTTCATCGAGAAGGTTCTTGGCGCGGAAATGCCAGAGGCCGCTTACTTGCCGAGCATTTGA
- a CDS encoding LTA synthase family protein, with translation MSQFNRIRLASIKPFVFFSVIMIFKIYLVWTAIFDVVPAWGPLLKEIPFIWILFCLIEWFSSKRKIGLYLTVNLIVTAIFFAAVMYHKYYGVIVNYTALQQVNQVTAVKNSVFSLLAPYYLLIFVDIVVIGFWLFRKKRAEKLKALFNLRKASTGVITGIFAFSLLLCIFNVWPNRASMNEIKQAEQMGILNYETYTIFSSAKKEELVDKDQISQEKINNLKGITIPAEPKYFGAAKGKNLIIIQMESFQNFLIDLKIDGQEVTPNMNKLVKENTYFKHFYQMVGQGNTSDAEFVVNTSFYIPYNEAATQNYPDKDLPSLPKLMRDQGYDTATFHTNVVDFWNRGELYKAIGFNRYYDQKWFGTEDTVFFGPSDEVLYKKTAEELDRMQQTGQPFYTQVISMTAHHPFTTPHDKDKIQLPERYQDNMVGDYLRAQSYADYALGQFIEDLKQRGIWDNSVVVIYGDHLGLPMYSLDKHGLELMKEIYGRDYSYIDMINIPLLLHVPGTDMPDVMDNVGGQVDILPTVANLFGINLDNHIHFGEDLLNQTSYNLLPQRYYLPSGSFINDQALFIPGVWYDDGTKYPLPKDGVTQALTTESEYNRALELLRLSDSYVKQLPDREKE, from the coding sequence GTGTCACAGTTCAATCGCATCCGGCTCGCCAGCATCAAGCCGTTTGTCTTTTTCTCTGTCATTATGATCTTCAAGATTTATCTCGTCTGGACGGCTATCTTTGATGTAGTACCCGCTTGGGGGCCATTGTTGAAGGAAATCCCGTTTATCTGGATTTTGTTCTGCTTGATTGAATGGTTCTCCTCCAAACGTAAGATCGGCCTTTATTTAACCGTCAATTTGATCGTTACAGCCATTTTCTTCGCCGCTGTTATGTACCATAAATATTATGGGGTTATCGTGAATTACACTGCCCTGCAGCAGGTGAATCAAGTCACCGCGGTGAAGAACAGCGTGTTCTCCCTGCTGGCGCCTTATTATCTGCTGATCTTTGTGGACATCGTGGTGATCGGCTTCTGGTTGTTCCGGAAGAAACGCGCCGAGAAGCTAAAAGCTTTATTTAATCTAAGAAAAGCCAGCACCGGCGTCATTACCGGAATTTTCGCCTTTTCCCTGCTGCTGTGTATCTTTAATGTATGGCCGAACCGGGCCAGCATGAATGAGATCAAACAGGCCGAGCAAATGGGCATCCTGAACTATGAAACGTACACGATTTTCTCCAGCGCCAAGAAGGAAGAACTGGTTGACAAGGACCAGATCTCGCAAGAGAAAATCAATAACCTGAAAGGCATTACCATCCCAGCGGAACCGAAATATTTTGGTGCGGCCAAAGGCAAAAACCTGATCATCATTCAGATGGAATCGTTCCAGAACTTCCTGATTGACCTGAAGATCGATGGTCAGGAAGTCACGCCAAACATGAATAAACTTGTTAAGGAAAACACCTATTTCAAGCATTTCTATCAAATGGTCGGACAAGGGAACACCTCTGATGCCGAGTTTGTTGTGAACACCTCGTTCTACATTCCGTACAATGAGGCCGCAACGCAAAACTATCCGGACAAGGATCTGCCAAGCTTGCCGAAGCTGATGCGGGATCAAGGGTATGATACGGCAACGTTCCACACGAATGTCGTTGATTTCTGGAACCGCGGCGAATTGTACAAAGCGATTGGCTTCAACCGCTATTATGACCAGAAATGGTTTGGTACCGAAGACACCGTCTTCTTTGGCCCTTCGGATGAAGTGCTCTACAAGAAGACAGCTGAAGAGCTGGATCGCATGCAGCAAACGGGACAGCCTTTCTATACTCAAGTGATCTCGATGACGGCTCACCATCCGTTTACAACACCGCATGACAAGGATAAGATTCAGTTGCCTGAACGTTACCAAGACAATATGGTTGGCGATTATTTGCGGGCGCAAAGCTATGCGGACTACGCACTCGGTCAATTTATCGAGGATCTGAAGCAAAGAGGCATCTGGGACAACAGCGTGGTTGTCATTTACGGTGACCATCTCGGCTTGCCAATGTATTCGCTAGACAAACATGGACTTGAGCTGATGAAAGAAATTTATGGCCGGGATTACAGCTATATTGATATGATCAATATCCCGCTGCTTCTTCATGTGCCGGGTACCGATATGCCAGATGTCATGGACAATGTCGGCGGCCAAGTGGATATCCTGCCGACGGTAGCCAACCTGTTTGGCATCAATCTCGATAATCATATTCATTTTGGTGAGGATTTGCTGAACCAAACATCTTACAACCTGTTACCGCAGCGTTACTATCTGCCATCCGGCTCGTTTATCAACGACCAGGCGCTGTTTATCCCAGGGGTTTGGTATGATGACGGTACGAAGTATCCGCTCCCCAAGGACGGTGTGACCCAAGCGTTAACGACGGAAAGCGAATATAACCGTGCGCTTGAACTGCTCCGTCTCAGCGACAGCTACGTGAAGCAGCTGCCTGACCGAGAGAAAGAGTAG
- a CDS encoding AraC family transcriptional regulator codes for MPPIIEFTAPPLPHYIVSGSAVIPVGGKHPSRQNIGAFDLLVVEYGCLYISEEGRDYEVTAGHSLILRPDCYHYALEGCREDTLHHWLHFQLLGDWRVVEEEEYRHCGCSLTDQGTPGSISLPPFTATSYTVPLPQYAKLAQPQKMIALLKELTDLNRDIHLDSVRLRQQALFQNVIVELSALSTNTGLSPQSACAEKAASYLREHYDEPFSAQKLGESINFHPVYIARCMQKVFGCSPAVYLQRLRIQQAKLLLLQTDLTIERIAEQVGFNQAAYFTACFSKTEGMSPRKYRQRFTWSKD; via the coding sequence TTGCCTCCCATCATTGAATTTACCGCGCCTCCACTTCCCCATTACATCGTCAGCGGCTCGGCGGTGATCCCGGTCGGCGGCAAGCATCCCAGCCGGCAAAATATCGGGGCCTTCGACCTGCTGGTCGTCGAGTACGGATGTTTATATATCAGCGAGGAAGGCCGCGATTACGAGGTGACCGCCGGACACTCGCTCATTCTCCGCCCGGACTGTTATCACTATGCGCTGGAAGGCTGCCGGGAAGATACGCTGCACCATTGGCTGCATTTTCAACTCTTGGGCGATTGGCGTGTAGTTGAGGAGGAGGAATACCGGCATTGCGGATGCAGCCTGACGGATCAGGGCACCCCTGGCTCGATTTCCCTGCCGCCGTTCACGGCGACGTCATATACAGTCCCCCTTCCCCAATATGCGAAGCTGGCCCAGCCGCAGAAAATGATCGCGCTGCTGAAGGAACTGACGGATTTGAACCGCGATATCCATTTGGACAGCGTCCGGTTGCGCCAGCAAGCTCTATTTCAAAACGTGATCGTTGAGCTGTCGGCTTTGTCGACCAATACGGGACTCTCTCCGCAGTCGGCCTGCGCCGAAAAGGCAGCCTCCTATTTGCGTGAGCATTATGACGAGCCTTTCTCTGCGCAAAAGCTTGGGGAGAGCATCAATTTCCATCCGGTCTATATCGCCCGCTGTATGCAGAAGGTGTTTGGCTGTTCGCCCGCCGTCTACTTGCAACGGCTGCGTATCCAGCAGGCCAAGCTGCTGCTTCTGCAAACCGATCTGACCATCGAGCGGATCGCCGAGCAGGTGGGCTTTAACCAGGCCGCTTATTTCACCGCTTGCTTCAGCAAGACCGAAGGCATGTCCCCGCGAAAATATCGTCAACGCTTCACTTGGAGCAAGGACTGA
- a CDS encoding rhodanese-like domain-containing protein, translating to MLTMAGGILLAAWIIGYVLRLVWPVSGLKFVEERALCGFDLPPQTKILDVRDASYYEECHLNGAINISLGRLPFVWAKELSSSDPVLIVADRRSAVIKAARILRRRGFRQLYALRGEACREGASRQHCLEKEPAC from the coding sequence ATGCTGACCATGGCAGGAGGAATATTGCTTGCCGCCTGGATAATCGGATATGTACTGCGGTTGGTATGGCCTGTCTCGGGCCTAAAGTTCGTGGAGGAGAGGGCCTTATGCGGGTTCGACCTGCCGCCGCAGACGAAGATACTGGATGTCCGGGACGCGTCTTATTATGAAGAATGCCACCTGAACGGAGCGATCAACATTTCGTTAGGTCGATTACCTTTTGTATGGGCGAAGGAGCTTTCGTCTTCGGACCCTGTTCTGATTGTCGCAGACCGTCGGTCTGCGGTGATAAAAGCAGCACGAATCTTACGCAGACGAGGCTTCCGGCAGCTTTACGCCTTGCGCGGCGAAGCTTGCCGGGAAGGAGCTTCGCGGCAGCATTGTTTAGAGAAAGAACCCGCCTGTTGA
- a CDS encoding ECF transporter S component — MVQVKEGSSDKVLQRFTTLDIVLMAMLAAANAVMTVFLSPVNQALNGLGGPILTSTITGLYMIYGLLAYYIIRKPGTALITYGIGAVVQAFMGTAYGILSCFVAAACYLVIVEAAFALVRYKNWSLPMLLITGGAMVPLWFFFAAQMYGYTKWGMDVLLIALVVRVLSGMILCGLLVKLLGDALASSGLLRRFAVGRRAEA, encoded by the coding sequence ATGGTTCAAGTGAAAGAAGGAAGTTCCGACAAAGTGCTTCAGCGCTTTACGACGCTTGATATTGTACTTATGGCGATGCTGGCAGCGGCTAACGCGGTCATGACGGTGTTTCTGTCACCGGTGAATCAAGCGCTGAATGGGCTGGGGGGACCGATCCTCACCTCAACGATCACCGGTTTGTATATGATTTACGGATTGCTGGCGTATTATATTATCCGCAAACCGGGGACGGCCCTGATCACCTATGGTATCGGTGCGGTTGTCCAAGCGTTTATGGGAACGGCGTATGGCATTTTGTCCTGCTTTGTGGCTGCGGCTTGTTATTTGGTGATTGTGGAGGCGGCTTTTGCCCTCGTACGTTATAAAAACTGGAGCTTGCCGATGCTGCTGATTACCGGCGGGGCGATGGTGCCGTTGTGGTTCTTTTTTGCGGCCCAGATGTACGGTTATACGAAGTGGGGCATGGATGTTCTGCTGATCGCCCTCGTCGTTCGGGTATTAAGCGGCATGATCCTGTGCGGGCTGTTGGTCAAACTGCTGGGCGATGCGTTGGCTAGCAGCGGGCTGCTTCGCCGCTTCGCGGTCGGCCGCCGGGCGGAGGCGTAA
- a CDS encoding energy-coupling factor transporter transmembrane component T family protein produces the protein MMKSEKKYGGGMLHHLDPLSKLVALACIAALAMHWDELQRQVILLLVLVAGAKLGAGIGWARLLRRIAWILGFGLPLFVVTALAVQLREGSAGGGGFLPISATALEDAAAVTLRLVNLFLSSLAYIESTNPKDFVVMMSTRLKLPYRFVFGVSLAMTFLPLLAEEGRQAAAARKLRLGRKPRGVAERLAQWRGQLVTVFTGAIRRVEQTAGAMDVKGFGAYRERTFLRDVPLKAVGVWTMLASLVLTAGLWML, from the coding sequence ATGATGAAGTCTGAAAAAAAATACGGCGGCGGAATGCTGCACCACTTGGACCCACTCAGTAAGCTGGTCGCATTAGCTTGTATCGCTGCGCTTGCCATGCATTGGGACGAGCTGCAGCGGCAAGTGATCTTGCTGCTGGTATTGGTGGCGGGGGCCAAGCTGGGGGCCGGGATTGGCTGGGCCCGGTTATTACGGCGCATCGCCTGGATCTTAGGCTTTGGTCTGCCGTTATTTGTGGTTACCGCGCTGGCGGTGCAGCTTCGGGAGGGAAGTGCCGGGGGCGGGGGATTCCTGCCGATTTCGGCCACTGCGCTTGAGGACGCTGCCGCCGTGACTTTGCGGCTGGTGAATTTGTTTTTGTCCTCGCTGGCTTATATCGAGTCCACGAATCCCAAGGATTTTGTTGTGATGATGTCGACCCGTTTGAAGCTGCCTTACCGGTTTGTGTTTGGCGTTTCGCTGGCGATGACGTTCTTGCCGTTGCTTGCGGAGGAAGGAAGACAGGCGGCAGCCGCCCGTAAACTTCGGTTGGGTCGCAAACCGCGGGGGGTTGCAGAACGGCTTGCGCAGTGGCGGGGGCAGTTGGTCACCGTGTTCACCGGAGCGATTCGGCGTGTGGAACAAACCGCAGGAGCGATGGACGTGAAGGGCTTTGGTGCGTACCGGGAGCGCACATTTTTGCGGGATGTGCCGCTGAAGGCGGTTGGCGTATGGACGATGCTGGCAAGCTTGGTGTTGACTGCGGGCCTGTGGATGCTGTAA
- a CDS encoding aspartyl-phosphate phosphatase Spo0E family protein: MVPQSLRGTSRTNNKISNDLKATIEHLRTELMNAATQDNFSSGAILEISQRLDQYIVMAQSQMLGK, translated from the coding sequence ATGGTACCTCAATCTCTCCGAGGCACAAGCCGTACCAATAATAAAATCAGCAACGACTTGAAGGCGACCATCGAGCACCTGCGCACGGAATTGATGAATGCCGCTACTCAAGATAACTTCAGCAGCGGCGCCATTCTGGAAATAAGCCAGCGCCTGGACCAGTATATCGTGATGGCCCAAAGTCAAATGCTCGGCAAGTAA